From the genome of Penaeus chinensis breed Huanghai No. 1 chromosome 13, ASM1920278v2, whole genome shotgun sequence:
tcattacagGACGATGTTGTGTGTCTTATTATCCATGTTCGAATATCATATCAATtctatatattattgtaattagacaagctaacaatatatctctatatctccctacattcacacacacacacacacacacacccacacacacacacacacacacacacacacacatatatatatatatatatatatatatcaatacatatatatatatatatatttatatatcaatacatatatatatatatatatatatatatatatatatcaatacatatatatatatatatatatatatatatatgtgtgtgtgtatatatataggttttatatatatatatatatatatatatatatatatgtgtgtgtatgtgtgtgtgtgtctatatatatatatgtatatacgtgtatgtgtatgtatatatatatatatatatatatatatatatatatatatatatatgaacacacacacacacacacacacacacacacacacacacacacacacacacacacacacacgcacatacacacatatatatatgtgtatatatgtatatatatatatatttatatatatatatatatatatatatatatatatatatatatatatatatatatatattgcatgtataattCGTTGACCAATCTTCTATTTCTCCAATCCACCCCGATACTTTTGAGAATTTCCATTAGTTTCTCCAAGTTGACCCTGTCGAAAGCTTTCTCAAAGTCTACTAACAATACATATAACTCCTGATCATGTTCAGTGCTTCGGTCTGCCAGAATTCTCATCACTGCTATCGCTTCTCTTGTTCCACGTCCTTTTATAAAGCCAAATTGATCTTGTACAATTGCGTATGCTTTTTTGTTCTCCGATCTTCTTGACAGAATCTTGAGCATAATCTGGGATGCATGCGATATTAAGCTAATCGTCCTGTGGTCCTCACATTTCTTAGCAGCTGCTTTTTTCTCTAACGGTACCATCACGCTCCTAACAATGTCCTCCGGCCATTTACCTTCTAAATACATCTGCTAACACAGTATCACTATCTCATTCAATACAGTGCCCTTTAAGGTCTTTAACATTTCCGCCGGTATATTGTCtgttccttctgttttcttcaaTTGCTTTTCGTACTTCCGCTCACATGAGGTCTGGTCCGATTTCGTACTTATcaacttctgattcttcttctacgAACAATTCTGTTGGTCTTCCATCCTTGTTGTACAGCATTTCTATATATTCCTTCCACCTCTTATTGATGTCGTGCGGGTCCGTTAGTAATTCTCCATCTttactttttattcctctttgagCATTGTTACTTCTCTTGTCGGATGTCAATTTCTTTACTCTCTGGTATACTCGATCGGATCTTCCCATGCCATccagtctttctatttctccacGCTCTTCTTCCCACCACTGTTCTCTTGCCCTGTCCGTTGTTCTTCTCAGTTCGTTGTTCAATTTCCGATATTTTCCCCTGCCCACTTCGGTGTTGGCATTTTTCCACTTTCTCCGCTCATCCATCTTTACCAGCATTTCTTCATTCACCCAaggcttctttattcttttcgttTTAACATTACCAATGGTGTTTTCTGCTCTTTTCATCATTGCGTTCCGCAATCTTCCCCATCTATTGTTTGCTGTGATTGCTTTTTCGGTGTTTTTCGCCAGTTCATTGTTGGTTGCATTCACATACTCCTCTGCTTTTTCCGTCTTTAGTTGTTCTCTGTCCCATTTTAAGATTAATTTTGCTTTGGCTACCTTTTTCAGCTTGAGACCGACTTTCATAATCACCAGATTGTGATCTGAGGCATCTGCACCTGGGTAGGAACACGAGTTCTTTACACTTGTCTTATACCTTTGTCTGACGATGATGTAAACCACTGCAATCTCCTTATGTCTCCTTGAGCTTTCCAAGTgtatcttcttctgttgttgttcttgaacAATGTGTTTGTTATCGACAGCTTGTTTCTCACACAAAAGTCTACTAGCATCTCACCCTTGATATTTCTTGTCCCCAGTCCATTATTTCCGACCACGTTCAAGATCTTTTCTTCTCCAACAGTTGCGTTCATATCAAGTACCACTACGTAATCTTTACCTCTACATGTAGATAATTTTCCCTCAATTTTGTCATAcaattcctccacctccacatctgTATGATTGCTGGTTGGCATGTATACAACCATCACCACTAGATCTACTGGTGTTCCACACAGCCGCACACCCATCAACCTGTCACTGATGCAATCAACCTCCACTACCGCTTGGCTGGACTGCTTGTTAAGTAGCAACGCTACACCACGTTGTGTCTCTTGTCCCCCCGAATATATCATCCAAAGGTCACCACTCTTCATattacctttctccttccatcttaccTCTGTCATACCCAAGATGTTGACcatatatctctccatctccctctttacgTTTTCCAAGTTTCCTGATCTCGCCAATGTTCTCGCATTCAACGTACCAATTTTCAACATCCGTAAGGATTTCGTTTGATGACGACCTGAGAAGCCTTACTACCTCCCCTGCCGGACGCGACACCCTCATTTAGAGAAGTCCCGTTCACGTCGTTATCGCATATAACTTTATTCTGTATATTCATGACGAGTTGGTGAACGCCTTGGAACGAATAATGAAGGTGGTTTTCCGTTGCCTTCCTCCATCGCAGTACATGAGCCAAAATCATGGTCGGTGACCGGAAACCTGCCTTTCTACAGCCACCGTTGACCGTGGTTCGGCTCTTCCGCCAACTGTAGATACTAGTACAGCTGCTGCCCTGCACTAGGACTAGGCTTATTTAAAGGCGGCCAAACTCGCCTTGCCATGTACCTTCAACGGTTTATGAGTTTTAAGTGTCCCAGAAGAGTCATCTACTGGCACCTCAACCCTCTAGTACACCGCTGGATACCTAGCCAGTATTTCTACGGTCCCGGggtaaatgtgtataatatacttatgtatatatgcatatataaacatctacatataaatatatatatatatatatacacatatatatacatgtttatgtaggtatatatacatatatacacataaatacatatacatataaatatttatatgtatatatatacatatatatatgcatatatatatatatttatatatatgtaaagatatatgtatgtatttatatatatgcatgtcgataaatatacagatatataaataaatatacatatatatatatatatatatatgactgccgctatggtcaagtggttagagcacttgactccgaccctcgtggtcccgagtttaattcccgctgcggcagtcataaaaatgcctgcgctctgactgctggctcgagcccgagaaaacgacatatcgcattgagaagtcaaacgcaggtgtcgcaggggaagtcaccgccgtggcacaagtgttaccgcgccgaaccgcggttgattaggaagggcatcctatcaggcaagggtgatacttccatataacctctcactagtgaattgagagacgcctatatcctgcagtgaaatgaatggctgttaaaaaaaaaaaaaaaaaaaaatatatatatatatatatatatatatatatatatccccttgccgacgggtatgacgtgtacgtacatgctatgtccaatgtgagtacttgtttgattgtttttacacatagatggctacacttctactaagtcaccaatgagccagttacgagtactgcctgtctcgcccgttgacccttttctttgatttacgaaataatttacgttatcttattttgctgttactaatgttaaaaaaacattataataattataccgtttgtaataagaataacaccatcgatattcacagcactagtaaaaaatacgctttttccgccatttcaaatcaagttgtcacaaggtctactagttgactcctttgtggctaagcactagcagagccatctatgggcagacatttcacaaaaaatataaaaaataggcacagcattttccccatttttttttcattttccccggcggcactgggatatatatatatatatatatatatatatatatatatatatatatatatacatatatatgaatttatatatatatatatttatatatatatgtgtgtatatatgcatatatatacatatatatgtatatatatatatgtatgtatattaacgcatatatatacatatataaatatatatacagatatatacacatatatataaatatatagatacatacacatatatataaatatatagatacatacacatatatatatatatgaatacatatatagagtatgcatatacatatatataaatatatatataattcgctatgtatatatatacatatatataattatataattcaaTGTATACAgacagtgaatatatatgaatatatactaataaattcatatgtgtaaatatgtgtgtgtgtatacatgtatatatatatataaatatatatatatatatatatatatatatatatatatatatatatgtaatatatatgtatacatatatatatcactcactctctctcaatctctctctttctctctctctctatctctctctctctctctctctctatctatctatctatctatctatctatctatctatatatatatatatatatatatatatatatatatatatatgtaccgcattcatgttgacaaatgctgaaaaggtatgaatgagaatgaatattttcacaatacaagagacgtatttgaccggtttagattctatcttcgtcagaaatagatagaaacgaaaccggtaaaatacatctcttgtattgtgaagatattcattctcattcataccttttatatatatatatatatatatatatatatatatatatatttatatatatttttttctatctctctctctctctaaatatatatatatatatatatatatatatatatatatatatatatatatatatgtatatgtatccatagatatgtataaaaataagtaaatacatatatatacatatgtatatttacatatataaacatttaggtatatatatgtatgtatgtatatatacatacatatatatatatatatatatatatatatatatatatatatgtatatacatatatatatatgtatgtatgtatatatatatatatatatatatatatatatatatatatatatatatttatatatatatacacatagacatatacctatatatagacatacacacgtatacacataaatacatacatacatatatatatatatatggatagatatatagatagaagatagatagatagatacagatatagatatagatttgtgtgtgtgtatgtatatatatatatatatatatatatatatatgatcaaatatatatattcatatatatacatatacatacatacacatatacatatacatatacatacatacacacatacacagacatacacacacacacacacacacacacacacacacacacacacatatatatatatatatatatatatatatatatatatatatataaacatgtatatacatacttatatatatgcaaatatatataaatatatatatatatatatatatatatatatatatatatatatatatataaacatatatacatacttatatatatgcaaatatatagaaataaataaatatatatatatatatatatatatatatatatatatatatatatatatatatatatatatataaacatatatacatacttatatatatgcaaatatatagaaataaataaatatatatatatatatatatatatatatatatatatatatatttgcatagacatacacctgtatatagacacacacacgtatacacataaataaatatagatagaaagatagatagatagatagatataaatatagatatagatgtgtgtgtgtctgtatgtatatctataatcaaatatatatattcaaatatatacatatacaaacatacacatatacatatacatatacaaacatacacacatacatatacacagacacacacacatacatatatatatataaatatatatatatatatatatatatatatatatatatatatatatatatgtatatgtatgtctataaataaataaatatatatatatatatgtatatatatagtatatatatatatatgtatatatattaacacatatatacatacatacatatatacatataaatgtgtacatatatatatatatatatatatatatatatatatatatatatatatatatatatataaataaatgtatatggatatatatgaagtatatatttatacatatatatatatatatatatatatatatatatatatgtatatatatatatatatatatataaatatatatgtataattcaaaacatacactttatgtatacatatatatatatatatatatatatatatatatatatatatatttatatatatgtatacatatatatgtatatatataaatatatatatatatatatatatatatttagacacacacacacacacacacacacacacacatatatatatatatatatatatatatatatatatatatatatatatatgtgtgtgtgtgtgtgtgtgtaattcaatgtatacatacattgcatatacatgaacatatacaaattatataaatatatatatatatatataaagatatatatatatgtgtgtgtgtgtgtgtgtgtgtgtgtgtgtgtgtgtgtgtgtagatatgtatacatatatatatatacatatatatatatatatttatattatgtatatatatataacatatatctactttatatatatatatatatatatatatatatatacatataaacatacatatataacatatatctactatatatatatatatatatatatatatatatatatatttatatatatatatatatatatatatatatatatatatatatatatatatatatatatatatatatatacatgacatatacatatacagtgtgtgtgtgtgtgtgtgtgtatatatatatatatatatatatatatatatatatatatatatatatacatgacagatacatatacagtgtgtgtgtgtgtgtgtgtgtgtatatatatacatatatatataaatatatatatatatatatatatatatatatatatatatatgtgtgtgtgtgtgtgtgtgtgtgtgtgtgtgtgtgtgtgtgtgtgtgtgtgtatatatatatatatatatatatatatgtatatatatatatatatgtgtgtgtgtgtgtgtgtgtgtgtatgtgtgtgtgtgtgtgtgtatgtatatatgtgtatgcatgtctctctctctcgctctctctctctctctctctctctctctctatatatatatatatatatatatatatatagatagatagatatatgtgtgtgtctgtgtgcgtgtgtgtgtgtgtgtgtgtgtgtgtgtgtgtgtgtttgtgtgtatgtgtgtatgtatgtgtgtgtgtatctatgtatgtgtgtgtgtctgtgtgtttttgtatatgcaagtgtgtaaAAAATTGATTACTCGATGCTATTGTACATTAGAAGTCTGACCTTCGTTTCCTCAGAGAGTAGCATTACTATAAAATTTGATTTGAAAATAATCGGCAAATGGTGATgaatactatgatgatgatgacgaagacgatgatgatggtgatgatgatgccagGATTCCAGTTTTCCCTTAGACATATACAGTAAGCATTTAAACACTCCTTTCAACAATGTGTGCCAGGTATGAACGCCTACCCGATCGGCACACCTGTTACATTCAGCTGTGTTCACGGCCACACTTCTGGCTTCATCGCCGGAACATTGCCCGGTTCCCTCCGCACTCAGCGCCaaccgttcgctctctctctctctctctatctatctatctatctatacatatacgcgaacatatatataaatgcacaatgCGTTAAtcttgcgcgcgtgtttgtgtgtgtgtgtgtgtgtgtgtgtgtgagtgtgtgtgtatgtgtgtgtatacacacatataggtatatatatatatatatatatatatatatatatatacatacacatatatattctatacttatacatatgtataccttcatatttatatatatataaatatatatatatatatatatatatgtatatatgtgtgtgtgtgtgtgtgtgtgtgtgtgtgtgtgtgtgtgagtgtgtgtagagagagagagagatgtagatatacatatcaatatatatatatacatatatatatgcatatatgtgtatatatatatacatatacatatatatgcatatatatatgtatttatacatatacatatgtatgtaaatatatatatgtgtatacagcgtgtatatatatatatatatatatatatatatatatatatatatatatatatatatatacatatatataaatatatatatacatatatacattctatacatatgtatgtcaacaatacgtagcaagactggatggtacacttcacacctttgtctggcagctgcccttcctccttGGATGGATCaggtgtcgcccggctttctctgtTCGCACGgaaataaacatccgccctcgaagggaccgccgcataaaaggacacgttcgtaagacggaagggagagacacggcagacaggccaagccacacagggtccagctccaccacctcgtcttcctcctggggacacgggggtctcttggggggtctcatatctatcttcaacaatgaaccagcaagctaagacccttttCATTGACCCTCCCAAGACCATCTCTTGTGCCCCTCCTATtatggtggcttgcggtggtctctctcGTTACTGGTGACAGCGGAACTCCCAATTTCTCTCGCATGCATCTGATGGCAGCGATGATCAAGAACCTTACAACGCCGACGTTAATTCAACTTCCACCACGCTCCTTGCCGACGCCTGATACCGATCTGTTGACACTATCTGCCGACAAGCTACTCTTGTCGAAGTacctcctcgcctcttttaacgcccagccatcgATACCAAGTCCTCTTCAATCGCGCCTACCCGCATCATGTCTACCctgctacttcgtgctgaccacgcctgtgctaccctcctggcgaaggcgctgacgatatgttcctgCATTCTACGCCGCAACCCTTGCCAATCCGGCTCACCTACCTTGCCAAGTCTGCaagaaccctcgtcagcacagccAGGATGTCGCTGTTCTATCCAGCACCAACAACCTTACTCATTACTATTAAAAGTATGTGtacctattagtgccagattaactatttccctccctctacctaccCACACTTTACATACGAGTtaccttctttcaaattcaagtacacacCATTCAGCGAACAGACACTACTAACTCTATACTACAGAACTTCTCACTATCaaccattgttttgttgttttttgcaacacaacaaacgaagtcacacatTGAGATCAAATCAAAGGTGACGTAAACCCTAACCTCATTCCCCAGCCCTAACCTTTGTGTTATTGGCATTTTACTGTCAATTATCCATTTTGTTCTCCCACAGTTTAGTATGTTTATTTCTCTCAGAACAAACTATTACTTTtgagtttatttttatgttatacctgtgtatacagatatagtgTTGTGGTCTTTATAATATCAGTATTCCCTTCTACTTGCCGTGCTAATCGGCCGCTCATTCACAAATAAATTTAAATTACCTGACAAACTTCTAATCTGCCTACCTGCCCActctgtatttacacacacacacacacacacatatatatatatattattgtatacatatataaatacatatatatacacattgtaagtatatgtatatagacacatatccacatacatacaaatgtgagtgtatgtctgtgggtatgtgtgaatatatatatatatatatatatatatatatatatatatatatatatatacacgcatatatttgtgtgtgtgtgtgtgtgtgtgtgtgtgtgtgtgtagagagagatagagggatgtggatatatatagtaacatatatgtacatatacatatacatgtgattgagcgtttgtgcgtatgtgtgtgtttatgtgtttgtgcgtgtgtgtgtgtgtgtgtgtgagagtgtgtgtgtgtgggggggtggggacttgtgtatatatacagtatatatatatatatacatatataacacacacacacacacacacatacacacacacacacacacacacacacatatatatatatatatatatatatatatatatatatatatacactgtatacaagtatatatgcattcacacacacacacatacacatacacacacacacacacacacatatatatagatagatagattgatacatagatagatagatgtgtgtgtgtgagtgtatacatatatacacatatacacacactgtatacacgtgtgtatatgtgtatattgtgtatgtgtatgtttctatatgtattcatacatgaacatgcatacataaatatacatacatgtgtgtatgtatatgtatatatatatacgaacacatacataatatatatatatgtatatataatgtatgcataaatatatacatagacatacaccaaacacacacacacacacacacacacacaaacaaacaaacaaacaaacaaacaaacacaaacacacacacacacacacacatacacacacacacacaaacaaacaaacaaacaaacacaaacacacacacacacacacacatatatatatatgtatgtatatatatatatatatatattta
Proteins encoded in this window:
- the LOC125031666 gene encoding craniofacial development protein 2-like produces the protein MKSGDLWMIYSGGQETQRGVALLLNKQSSQAVVEVDCISDRLMGVRLCGTPVDLVVMVVYMPTSNHTDVEVEELYDKIEGKLSTCRGKDYVVVLDMNATVGEEKILNVVGNNGLGTRNIKGEMLVDFCVRNKLSITNTLFKNNNRRRYTWKAQGDIRRLQWFTSSSDKGADASDHNLVIMKVGLKLKKVAKAKLILKWDREQLKTEKAEEYVNATNNELAKNTEKAITANNRWGRLRNAMMKRAENTIGNVKTKRIKKPWVNEEMLVKMDERRKWKNANTEVGRGKYRKLNNELRRTTDRAREQWWEEERGEIERLDGMGRSDRVYQRVKKLTSDKRSNNAQRGIKSKDGELLTDPHDINKRWKEYIEMLYNKDGRPTELFVEEESEVDKYEIGPDLM